A genome region from Chloroflexia bacterium SDU3-3 includes the following:
- a CDS encoding response regulator transcription factor has protein sequence MADLRVMLVDDHAVLRAGLQLLIDGQPDMCVVAEAGTMADAVERAGAHAPDVIVMDLSLAEGDGIAATAQILQRHPDIRVVGLTRHADRGYLRRMLSMGARGYVLKQTAAEALISAIRTVAAGGMYLDPSFAAAAQPGETPAGGSPRPPAPPDSALTALELAVLQGVARSHTNQEIAEQLGLAAALVADQKASAMHKLGLHTRIDVLRYATAQGWPRSGT, from the coding sequence ATGGCAGATCTGCGCGTGATGCTGGTGGATGACCACGCCGTGCTGCGGGCTGGCCTGCAGCTGCTGATCGACGGCCAGCCCGATATGTGCGTGGTGGCCGAGGCCGGGACAATGGCCGACGCGGTCGAGCGGGCCGGGGCGCATGCCCCCGATGTGATCGTGATGGATCTCTCGCTGGCCGAGGGCGATGGAATCGCCGCGACCGCCCAGATCCTCCAGCGCCACCCCGATATCCGCGTGGTGGGCCTGACCCGGCACGCGGACCGGGGCTACCTGCGGCGCATGCTCAGCATGGGCGCGCGCGGCTATGTGCTGAAGCAGACCGCCGCCGAGGCGCTGATCAGCGCCATCCGCACCGTGGCCGCCGGGGGCATGTACCTCGACCCGAGCTTCGCCGCCGCAGCCCAACCGGGTGAGACGCCCGCAGGCGGCAGCCCGCGCCCGCCCGCCCCACCCGACAGCGCGCTCACCGCGCTGGAGCTGGCTGTGCTGCAGGGCGTGGCGCGCAGCCACACCAACCAGGAGATCGCCGAGCAGCTTGGGCTTGCGGCGGCGCTGGTGGCCGATCAGAAGGCCAGCGCCATGCACAAGCTGGGCCTGCATACCCGCATCGATGTGCTGCGCTACGCCACGGCCCAGGGCTGGCCCCGCAGCGGCACCTAG
- a CDS encoding chemotaxis protein CheB — protein MTSRPHTSHHDIIVIGASAGGVEALTTIVQGLPADLAASLFVVLHIPPDAPSLLPAILSRAGPLPCLHATNNEEIRQGVIYIAPPDHHMLLEHGRIHVVRGPRENRSRPAIDPLFRSVAQTYGPRVIGVILTGNLDDGTAGLFAVKRAGGIAVVHDPADALYPSMPTSALEYVQADHCVPVGDIAALLTQLVAAPAPSKRALATGDPSQQEIQSVAMDTADALNPDRPGTPSVFSCPECGGVLFELQDGALTRYRCRVGHAFSPESMLAEQDHALETALWVALKTLEERAALATTLAARASERGSVQSQRRFEEMLKETQAQVLSIRRVLLDSHGIMGHEGQEPPL, from the coding sequence ATGACCTCTAGACCGCACACCTCGCACCACGACATCATCGTGATCGGAGCCTCCGCCGGGGGCGTGGAGGCGCTCACCACCATCGTACAGGGGCTGCCTGCGGATCTGGCGGCATCGCTGTTTGTGGTGCTGCATATACCGCCCGATGCGCCCAGCCTGCTGCCCGCCATCCTGAGCCGCGCTGGCCCGCTGCCATGCCTTCACGCCACCAACAACGAGGAGATCCGCCAGGGCGTGATCTATATCGCTCCGCCCGATCACCATATGCTGCTGGAGCATGGCCGGATCCATGTCGTGCGCGGCCCGCGCGAGAACCGCTCGCGCCCCGCGATCGACCCGCTGTTCCGGTCGGTGGCCCAGACCTACGGCCCGCGCGTGATCGGCGTCATTCTGACCGGCAACCTGGATGATGGCACCGCCGGGCTGTTCGCCGTCAAGCGCGCGGGCGGCATCGCCGTGGTGCACGACCCCGCCGATGCGCTCTACCCCAGCATGCCAACCAGCGCCCTGGAGTATGTCCAGGCCGATCACTGCGTGCCGGTGGGGGATATCGCCGCGCTGCTGACCCAGCTGGTCGCAGCGCCAGCGCCCTCGAAGCGGGCGCTGGCGACCGGTGATCCGTCCCAACAAGAGATTCAGAGCGTAGCTATGGATACAGCAGATGCGCTTAACCCCGATCGCCCAGGTACGCCCTCGGTCTTTTCGTGCCCAGAGTGCGGCGGTGTGCTCTTCGAGCTTCAGGATGGGGCGCTGACCCGCTATCGCTGCCGGGTCGGCCACGCCTTCTCGCCCGAAAGCATGCTGGCCGAGCAGGATCATGCGCTTGAGACGGCGCTGTGGGTGGCGCTCAAAACGCTGGAGGAGCGCGCGGCGCTGGCCACGACCCTGGCCGCACGTGCGAGCGAGCGCGGGTCGGTGCAGTCGCAGCGCCGTTTCGAGGAGATGCTCAAGGAGACGCAGGCCCAGGTGCTGTCCATCCGCCGGGTGCTGCTCGATAGCCACGGCATTATGGGCCACGAGGGCCAGGAGCCGCCACTGTAG
- a CDS encoding response regulator transcription factor, with amino-acid sequence MNKLRIFLADDHEVVREGLKRLVIAQPDMEVIGEAAHGRQAVERALQSDADVVIMDLSMPELSGAEATALLKQERPAIKVVALSVHEDVSYLRRLLEAGASGYVLKRSAAETLIQAVRIVAAGSVYLDPLLTGTVIESFVDQHLTTGGVAVSTLSERETDVVQLIAQGYSNKEIAAQLGLSVKTVETYKARAMEKLGFTSRVALVRYAAQQGWLA; translated from the coding sequence ATAAACAAGCTGCGCATTTTTCTTGCGGATGACCATGAGGTCGTTCGCGAGGGCCTAAAGCGACTGGTGATCGCCCAGCCAGATATGGAGGTGATCGGCGAGGCCGCACATGGGCGGCAGGCGGTGGAACGAGCGCTGCAGTCGGATGCGGATGTGGTGATTATGGACCTCTCCATGCCCGAGCTGAGCGGTGCCGAGGCCACCGCCCTGCTCAAGCAGGAGCGCCCCGCCATCAAGGTGGTGGCGCTGAGCGTCCACGAGGATGTGAGCTACCTGCGCCGCCTGCTGGAGGCCGGGGCCTCCGGCTACGTGCTCAAGCGCAGCGCGGCGGAGACGCTCATCCAGGCGGTGCGGATAGTGGCGGCGGGCAGCGTCTACCTCGACCCGCTGCTGACAGGCACCGTGATCGAGAGCTTCGTGGATCAGCACCTGACCACAGGGGGCGTGGCGGTGAGCACGTTGAGCGAGCGCGAGACCGATGTGGTGCAGCTGATCGCCCAGGGCTACAGCAACAAGGAGATTGCCGCGCAGCTGGGCCTGAGCGTGAAGACTGTGGAGACCTACAAGGCCCGTGCGATGGAGAAGCTAGGCTTCACCAGCCGCGTGGCGCTGGTGCGCTACGCCGCGCAGCAGGGCTGGCTGGCATGA
- a CDS encoding PAS domain S-box protein, translated as MGNNHRSERTRDAAALAPLVRYARPLIAQKYDDARVRVWVVGCGTGEPAYTVAIQLHELLAQGHTRLSLQIFATDTSQEAIATARQGMYSQSSASQIAPDHPDAFFTLSGQRYRISPSIRDTLVFSRHNPLSDPPFPRLDMIVVLDAPGLEAQDSYERLLAAFHFALQGQGLLAIENCALDTASSPLFALRGQEHGLRIYTACAVSASAHAHPLAGGGAQRAESEAAVGGAAPPHIRTVPELTYADMRATIATLTAVQEEYQAFNEELITYNSELQYRVDDLTQINTDLQNLLFASNIGTLFLNARLQVIGATPSVRSVFQLDEASTPQPIVQVEHRLDYPQLLGDLQSVIDSGQGIEREVADDQGYWYLVRVQPYHGQGPQASGVVLSYIDISERRQHQQALAQERSTLASILESISDAYASIDKGWRCRYVNQAAERLLGIDRSDMLGQDIRVVLARTELAPYLASVQQVMQDRNMIVFEGRYPSTDTWVDVRVYPMDDGGMTIYQRDITERKQAELLRQRSSQELEQRVAVRTAALDAANRSLQAEARAREHLEQVRRELLRGVVSAQEQERKRLSHELHDQLGQEITALMLGLQALKDRSYGRGATLGQIEQLLMLCDDLSQEVHQMALDLRPPALDDLGLVATLTNYIERWGSRSGIAVDLHSDLGKARLPADMEVTIFRVVQEALTNVMRYAGATHVGLLIELRGDGQLLVIIEDNGIGFDADAILENPKKTGRLGLLGMSERVAQIGGTLTIESTSGSGTTIFVQVPLESIPSGPE; from the coding sequence ATGGGAAATAACCACCGTTCTGAACGCACTCGTGACGCAGCCGCCCTGGCACCGCTGGTACGGTATGCCCGCCCGCTGATCGCGCAGAAATACGACGATGCGCGGGTGCGGGTGTGGGTGGTTGGCTGCGGCACCGGCGAGCCTGCCTATACCGTGGCGATCCAGCTCCACGAGCTGCTGGCGCAGGGACACACCCGGCTATCGCTTCAGATCTTCGCCACCGACACCAGCCAGGAGGCGATCGCGACCGCCCGCCAGGGGATGTACTCGCAGTCCTCCGCCAGCCAGATCGCGCCCGATCACCCGGATGCTTTCTTCACACTGTCGGGCCAGCGCTATCGGATCAGCCCCTCTATACGAGACACACTGGTGTTCTCACGCCACAATCCGCTGAGCGACCCGCCGTTTCCGCGCCTCGATATGATCGTCGTGCTGGATGCTCCGGGGCTTGAGGCGCAGGATTCGTACGAGCGCCTGCTGGCCGCATTCCACTTTGCGCTGCAGGGCCAGGGGCTGCTGGCGATTGAGAACTGCGCGCTCGATACCGCCTCCTCGCCGCTGTTTGCGCTACGCGGCCAGGAGCACGGGCTTCGGATCTACACCGCATGCGCGGTATCGGCCAGCGCGCATGCCCACCCGCTTGCGGGCGGCGGCGCTCAGCGCGCGGAAAGCGAGGCGGCGGTAGGTGGCGCAGCGCCGCCACATATCCGCACGGTGCCCGAGCTGACCTATGCGGATATGCGCGCGACAATCGCGACCCTGACGGCAGTGCAGGAAGAGTACCAGGCCTTCAACGAGGAGCTGATCACCTATAACAGCGAGCTGCAGTACCGGGTTGATGATCTCACCCAGATCAACACCGATCTGCAGAATCTGCTCTTCGCCAGCAATATCGGCACGCTGTTCCTCAACGCCCGTCTGCAGGTGATCGGTGCGACGCCGAGCGTGCGCAGCGTGTTCCAGCTGGATGAGGCCAGTACGCCGCAGCCGATCGTGCAGGTGGAGCACCGGCTAGACTACCCCCAGCTGCTCGGCGATCTGCAGAGCGTGATCGACAGCGGACAGGGGATTGAGCGCGAGGTCGCGGATGATCAGGGCTACTGGTACTTGGTGCGGGTCCAGCCCTACCACGGCCAAGGGCCGCAAGCCAGCGGTGTGGTGCTGTCCTACATCGACATCTCTGAGCGCAGGCAGCACCAGCAGGCGCTGGCGCAGGAGCGCAGCACGCTCGCATCGATCTTGGAGAGCATCAGCGACGCGTACGCTAGCATCGACAAGGGCTGGCGCTGCCGCTATGTCAACCAGGCCGCCGAGCGCCTGCTGGGCATCGACCGCAGCGATATGCTGGGCCAGGACATCCGGGTGGTGCTGGCCCGGACCGAGCTGGCCCCCTACCTCGCCTCAGTCCAGCAGGTGATGCAGGATCGGAACATGATCGTGTTCGAGGGGCGCTACCCATCCACGGACACCTGGGTGGATGTGCGAGTCTACCCGATGGATGATGGCGGCATGACGATCTACCAGCGCGACATCACCGAGCGCAAGCAGGCCGAGTTGCTGCGGCAGCGGTCGAGCCAAGAGCTTGAGCAGCGGGTGGCCGTGCGCACGGCGGCGCTGGACGCAGCGAACCGCTCGCTCCAGGCCGAGGCCCGGGCACGAGAGCATCTGGAGCAGGTGCGCCGCGAGCTGCTGCGCGGCGTGGTGAGCGCCCAGGAGCAAGAGCGCAAGCGGCTCTCGCACGAGCTGCACGACCAGCTGGGCCAGGAGATCACCGCGCTGATGCTGGGGCTGCAGGCGCTCAAGGATCGGTCCTATGGGCGGGGTGCGACGCTCGGCCAGATCGAGCAGCTGCTTATGCTCTGCGACGATCTGAGCCAGGAGGTGCACCAGATGGCGCTGGACCTTCGCCCGCCTGCGCTGGACGACCTGGGGCTGGTGGCTACGCTCACCAACTACATCGAGCGCTGGGGCAGCCGCTCGGGGATCGCCGTGGATCTGCACAGCGACCTTGGCAAGGCCCGCCTGCCCGCCGATATGGAGGTTACAATCTTCCGGGTGGTGCAGGAGGCGCTGACCAATGTGATGCGCTACGCCGGGGCCACCCATGTGGGCCTGCTGATCGAGCTGCGGGGCGACGGCCAGCTGCTGGTGATCATTGAGGACAATGGCATCGGCTTTGATGCCGATGCCATCCTAGAAAACCCCAAGAAGACCGGGCGGCTTGGCCTGCTGGGGATGAGCGAGCGGGTCGCCCAGATCGGCGGCACCCTAACGATTGAGTCTACGTCTGGCAGCGGCACTACGATCTTTGTGCAGGTGCCACTTGAGAGCATACCATCAGGGCCAGAATAG
- a CDS encoding PAS domain-containing protein: MRDHSDPAFSCGRWRAGLGDVIGLPGHASMRLTPHARRVIVRQISPIVDGVMSIPEQLPGQPSDLVVIGSSAGGIEALSILVSTLPADFPAPIIIAQHLDPQRPSSLASILERRSPLPVVQVSSTTPLHSGTVYVVPSNRHIVLRDGHIIPEEDHRGRPRPSIDLLLSSASAVYGDRLIAIILTGSGSDGAAGAIDVKNVGGTIIIQNPQTARYPSMPLALPPTGVDHVADIERIGPLVYDIIKGIALPEPQERLHDSLRDILNYISRHTNIDFRQYKQSTILRRISRRMAVTHSQTLQDYLHYLEAHPFEVGELVMAFLIKVTEFFRDPDAFSYLREVVMPLLIEHGRQHGRVLRFWSAGCATGEEPYSLALLIADMLGAELPEWNIKVFATDIDEGAITYARRGIYPRNVLDNMPDHYRSRYFEQMDLGFRIVKPLRQMVIFGQQDLSRGAPFPRIDLVVCRNVLIYFKPELQQQVLDIFAYSLHHASGYLFLGKAETARPSKATFELVEKRWKVYRCTSGPIPVPSRQGSAPGALPAAYRSGSAPAQQPTEPRYNEHESQIPTMDVAQLRRLNETLLRFLPLGITLIDRTYRIITINGPARRLLGIRDSGNDQDFLHTARGLPYTQVRTGIDLVFREHTTTTLPELELEGVLGNPRYLTLSITAITLEPNGPELAMISVSDVTEQVQTRRKLEAVQIEQKQLLSELNSTNQRLSEMNKELQDANEELQAANEEMMLTQEELQATNEEFEATNEELQATNEELETNNEELQATNEELEATNDELNARSSELQDLARKLESERIRLIGMVELAPFAIMVLRGPELAVETLNASFARLLAGREVHGWLLEDVLHLLGGAGTPLMQAIREAQYQDAAYTTPACPFTIAGVDGALAERHIAFTVLPIHDGDGHSDGVMVYAEDVPVR, from the coding sequence ATGCGGGATCATTCTGATCCCGCATTCTCGTGTGGTCGGTGGCGCGCAGGTCTCGGGGATGTGATAGGGCTTCCTGGCCACGCTTCGATGCGATTGACACCACATGCGCGGCGCGTTATAGTACGGCAAATATCGCCGATTGTGGATGGAGTCATGAGCATACCCGAGCAGCTACCTGGGCAGCCGAGCGATCTGGTGGTGATCGGATCATCGGCTGGCGGTATAGAGGCGCTGTCTATTCTTGTCAGCACGCTCCCCGCCGATTTTCCCGCACCGATCATCATCGCCCAGCACCTCGACCCGCAGCGCCCTAGCAGCCTGGCCTCCATCCTGGAGCGGCGCTCGCCCCTGCCAGTGGTGCAGGTGAGCAGCACCACCCCGCTGCACAGCGGCACGGTTTACGTGGTGCCATCCAACCGCCATATTGTGCTGCGCGATGGCCATATCATCCCCGAGGAAGATCACCGTGGGCGACCGCGCCCCTCGATCGACCTGCTGCTCTCCAGCGCCTCGGCGGTCTATGGCGATCGCCTGATCGCCATCATCCTCACCGGCTCGGGGTCGGATGGGGCGGCGGGCGCGATCGATGTTAAGAACGTCGGCGGCACGATCATCATCCAGAACCCGCAGACGGCCCGCTACCCATCCATGCCGCTGGCCCTGCCGCCCACCGGGGTAGACCACGTGGCCGACATCGAGCGGATTGGCCCGCTGGTCTACGACATCATCAAGGGTATCGCGCTGCCCGAGCCGCAGGAGCGCCTGCACGACTCGCTGCGCGACATCCTGAACTATATTAGCCGCCACACCAACATCGACTTTCGGCAGTACAAGCAGTCCACCATCCTGCGCCGGATCAGCCGCCGCATGGCTGTGACCCACAGCCAGACCCTGCAGGACTACCTGCACTACCTGGAGGCCCACCCCTTCGAGGTGGGCGAGCTGGTGATGGCCTTCCTGATCAAGGTGACCGAGTTCTTCCGCGACCCGGATGCCTTCAGCTACCTGCGCGAGGTGGTGATGCCGCTGCTGATCGAGCATGGTCGCCAGCACGGGCGGGTGCTGCGCTTCTGGTCGGCGGGCTGCGCCACGGGCGAGGAGCCATACTCGCTGGCGCTGCTGATCGCCGACATGCTGGGTGCCGAGCTGCCCGAGTGGAACATCAAGGTCTTCGCCACCGATATCGACGAGGGCGCGATCACCTACGCCCGGCGCGGCATCTACCCGCGCAACGTGCTGGACAATATGCCCGACCACTATCGATCGCGCTACTTCGAGCAGATGGACCTGGGATTCCGGATCGTCAAGCCGCTGCGCCAGATGGTGATCTTCGGCCAGCAGGATCTCAGCCGTGGCGCGCCGTTTCCGCGCATCGATCTGGTGGTCTGCCGCAACGTACTGATCTACTTCAAGCCCGAGCTGCAGCAGCAGGTGCTCGACATTTTCGCCTACTCGCTGCACCATGCCAGCGGCTACCTCTTCCTTGGGAAGGCCGAGACCGCCCGACCGAGCAAGGCCACCTTTGAGCTTGTGGAGAAGCGCTGGAAGGTCTACCGCTGCACCAGCGGGCCGATCCCGGTGCCCTCACGTCAGGGGAGCGCGCCCGGTGCGCTTCCAGCCGCCTACCGCAGCGGGAGCGCCCCAGCCCAGCAGCCAACAGAGCCCCGCTACAACGAGCACGAAAGTCAGATACCAACCATGGATGTTGCTCAACTGCGGCGACTGAATGAGACGCTGCTGCGCTTCCTACCCCTCGGCATTACCTTGATCGACCGCACCTACCGGATCATCACAATCAACGGCCCGGCCCGGCGGCTGCTGGGCATCCGCGATAGCGGGAACGATCAGGATTTCCTCCACACCGCGCGGGGCCTGCCCTACACCCAGGTGCGCACCGGCATTGATCTGGTGTTCCGCGAGCACACCACCACCACCCTGCCCGAGCTTGAGCTTGAGGGCGTGCTCGGCAACCCCCGCTACCTCACGCTGAGCATCACCGCGATCACGCTTGAGCCAAATGGGCCAGAGCTGGCCATGATCAGCGTGAGCGATGTGACCGAGCAGGTGCAGACCCGCCGCAAGCTTGAGGCGGTGCAGATCGAGCAGAAGCAGCTGCTCAGCGAGCTGAATAGCACCAACCAGCGGCTGTCGGAGATGAATAAGGAGCTGCAGGATGCCAACGAGGAGCTGCAGGCCGCCAACGAGGAGATGATGCTCACGCAAGAGGAGCTGCAGGCCACCAACGAGGAGTTTGAGGCCACCAACGAGGAGCTGCAGGCCACCAACGAGGAGCTGGAGACGAATAACGAGGAGCTGCAGGCCACCAACGAGGAGCTAGAGGCCACCAACGACGAGCTGAACGCCCGCAGCAGCGAGCTGCAGGATCTGGCCCGCAAGCTGGAGAGTGAGCGCATCCGCCTGATCGGCATGGTCGAGCTTGCGCCCTTCGCGATCATGGTGCTGCGCGGCCCCGAGCTGGCGGTCGAGACGCTGAACGCCAGCTTCGCGCGGCTGCTGGCTGGGCGCGAGGTGCACGGCTGGCTGCTGGAGGATGTGCTGCATCTGCTGGGGGGCGCAGGCACGCCGCTCATGCAGGCCATCCGCGAGGCCCAGTACCAGGATGCGGCCTATACCACACCAGCATGCCCGTTCACCATTGCGGGCGTGGATGGGGCGCTCGCCGAGCGGCACATCGCCTTCACGGTTCTGCCTATCCACGATGGCGATGGCCACTCCGACGGCGTGATGGTCTATGCCGAGGATGTGCCTGTTCGTTAG
- a CDS encoding extracellular solute-binding protein, protein MKKSTLLSATLLVVFAAFLLYGYAHPPALPEPLQSVTTAPNATAITFATSNISTMQPLADAFMRQNPDISIHLTDLSISAPASSEDAAQYTQTLRAAIYKSDVIQADEVPRSLLREGVLLDLNPLMQADATFDPNDIFPRAIQTVEGRVYTMPSTLWVWFLAYDRDAIRNAGIAEPLALDSWDDLARVAGQLARRNGAAITRYGMLDLGGNHTLAGALAQNPLDSAAAIEPDVERWQRLIATGAILPFDTTSQTWMSDYQQMMAARKAAMWDAMMLPVDPSERPDIPIGLAAMPWVADGDMVRGGLGISAGTQHPQAAWRWVSFLTRQDLRFDQTDLQFAPVRRSVADQQGYWGMGDAIWQQAMRAALEQRQPANDERVMLRNTFALQVARAILAQHQPVGQAVADALEAYQRDRLAMEQRPAATARPFQVDAPPVAAAGATPITFAVPPMRMAALARLADVFNREHPESFITLVNADQGAASDCALGEPGLPFTRTLDLQPLLDVDAATQADIPPALLALSRQSGELPTLPLALWLRALRYQADLAQARSVEIPSGVWGMGDFARAVDALGGQEGASYAFVVRPGDASYWVRQFGGAGAALRLNSPEALAAMQALRDLARASARDLPPMGTPEYASAARSASSALWFDAPTGDSIYSSLGGTLSWLALAPPPGDPARLSADDIEISVVLAISAQSDHGEACWPWLRYLGAQPVAIPPERFPARRSLATGADWAATAAAGSAQVYAAYAPLLAQQHPAATPQVARSAVDRLLLGALDASLHGDNLAQALDDAQKRYEQVLACLARSPDDWACSPE, encoded by the coding sequence ATGAAAAAATCTACGCTGCTCTCTGCCACGCTGCTTGTGGTCTTTGCGGCCTTCCTGCTCTATGGCTATGCGCACCCTCCCGCCTTGCCAGAGCCGCTCCAAAGCGTCACAACCGCTCCCAATGCGACGGCCATCACGTTTGCAACATCCAACATCAGCACCATGCAGCCGCTGGCCGACGCATTCATGCGCCAAAACCCCGACATCAGCATCCATCTGACCGATCTGTCGATCAGCGCCCCGGCCTCATCGGAAGATGCTGCGCAGTACACCCAGACGCTGCGGGCGGCGATCTACAAGAGCGATGTCATCCAGGCCGATGAGGTGCCGCGCTCGCTGCTGCGCGAGGGTGTGTTGCTTGATTTGAATCCGTTGATGCAGGCCGACGCCACATTTGACCCCAACGATATCTTCCCGCGCGCCATCCAAACGGTTGAAGGCAGGGTGTACACGATGCCCTCCACGCTCTGGGTGTGGTTTCTGGCCTATGATCGCGATGCCATCCGCAACGCGGGCATTGCCGAGCCGCTCGCGCTTGACTCGTGGGATGATCTGGCCCGTGTCGCGGGGCAGCTTGCGCGGCGCAATGGCGCGGCGATCACGCGCTATGGCATGCTCGATCTGGGCGGCAATCACACGCTTGCGGGAGCGCTGGCGCAGAACCCGCTCGACTCGGCGGCGGCGATAGAGCCAGATGTCGAGCGCTGGCAGCGCCTGATTGCTACCGGCGCGATTCTTCCCTTTGATACCACCAGCCAAACCTGGATGTCGGACTATCAGCAGATGATGGCGGCGCGGAAGGCGGCGATGTGGGATGCCATGATGCTGCCCGTGGACCCAAGCGAGCGGCCCGACATCCCCATTGGCCTCGCCGCGATGCCGTGGGTGGCGGATGGCGACATGGTGCGGGGCGGGCTGGGCATCAGCGCGGGCACGCAGCACCCGCAGGCGGCGTGGCGCTGGGTGTCGTTCCTCACCCGCCAGGATCTGCGCTTCGACCAGACCGATCTCCAGTTCGCCCCGGTCCGCCGCTCGGTGGCCGACCAGCAGGGCTACTGGGGCATGGGCGACGCCATATGGCAGCAGGCCATGCGCGCCGCGCTTGAGCAGCGCCAGCCTGCGAATGATGAGCGCGTGATGTTGCGCAACACCTTTGCCCTACAGGTGGCGCGCGCCATCCTCGCCCAGCACCAGCCAGTGGGCCAGGCGGTGGCCGATGCGCTGGAGGCTTACCAGCGCGACAGGCTAGCCATGGAGCAGCGCCCGGCGGCGACCGCGCGGCCTTTTCAGGTGGATGCGCCGCCCGTGGCAGCCGCTGGCGCGACGCCTATCACCTTCGCGGTGCCGCCGATGCGCATGGCTGCGCTGGCGCGGCTCGCCGACGTGTTCAACCGCGAGCACCCCGAGAGCTTTATCACGCTGGTGAATGCCGACCAGGGCGCGGCGAGCGACTGCGCGCTGGGCGAGCCGGGTCTGCCGTTCACCCGCACGCTCGATCTTCAGCCGCTGCTGGATGTGGACGCCGCGACCCAGGCCGATATCCCACCGGCGCTGCTGGCGCTCTCCCGCCAGAGTGGCGAGCTGCCCACGCTGCCGCTGGCGCTGTGGCTGCGCGCGCTGCGCTACCAGGCCGATCTGGCCCAGGCGCGCTCGGTCGAGATCCCGTCGGGCGTGTGGGGCATGGGTGATTTCGCGCGGGCGGTCGATGCGCTGGGAGGGCAGGAAGGGGCGAGCTACGCCTTTGTGGTGCGCCCTGGCGACGCGAGCTACTGGGTGCGGCAGTTTGGCGGCGCGGGCGCGGCGCTGCGGCTCAACAGCCCCGAGGCGCTGGCCGCCATGCAGGCCCTGCGCGATCTAGCGCGGGCCTCGGCGCGCGACCTGCCGCCCATGGGCACGCCGGAATACGCCAGCGCGGCGCGCTCGGCCTCGTCGGCGCTGTGGTTTGATGCGCCGACGGGCGACTCGATCTACAGCAGCCTGGGCGGCACCCTATCGTGGCTGGCGCTGGCCCCGCCGCCCGGCGACCCCGCGCGCCTGAGCGCCGACGATATCGAGATCAGCGTGGTGCTGGCGATCAGCGCCCAGAGCGACCACGGCGAGGCGTGCTGGCCCTGGCTGCGCTACCTGGGCGCGCAGCCCGTGGCCATCCCGCCCGAGCGCTTCCCCGCGCGCCGCTCGCTGGCCACGGGCGCGGACTGGGCGGCCACGGCGGCGGCGGGCAGCGCCCAGGTGTACGCCGCCTACGCCCCGCTGCTGGCCCAGCAGCACCCCGCCGCCACCCCGCAGGTGGCGCGCTCGGCGGTCGATCGGCTGCTGCTGGGCGCGCTCGACGCCTCGCTGCACGGCGATAATCTGGCCCAGGCGCTTGATGATGCGCAGAAGCGCTACGAGCAGGTGCTGGCCTGCCTCGCCCGTAGCCCCGATGATTGGGCGTGCTCGCCCGAGTGA
- a CDS encoding alpha/beta fold hydrolase, which produces MTMDIPPQLAPLASERALADGTRIFLYDSGEAHKPALLLIHGLGDEADTWRGLIPALAARYRVIAPDLPGFGRSAHTRRAHTLGYFARAMGGLLDALGVARATVAGSSLGAGVAQRLALWQPGRVERLVLIGGALPVGGGKTAVKTLLYLVPGVGELMYVRNRRSQDVAAAGLRPYYASFDALPNDDQSFLRQRVWARVWSAPQRRAFLSTVRWLAIDRSLRADSFRTRLTKLAVPTLLLWGEHDRIQSLERGSEMAALLPNARLEIIPGAGHLPQQEQPEAVARAMLAED; this is translated from the coding sequence ATGACCATGGACATCCCGCCCCAGCTCGCCCCGCTGGCCAGCGAGCGCGCGCTGGCCGACGGCACCCGCATCTTCCTCTACGACAGCGGCGAGGCCCACAAGCCCGCGCTGCTGCTCATCCACGGCCTGGGCGACGAGGCCGACACATGGCGCGGCCTCATCCCCGCGCTGGCGGCGCGCTACCGCGTGATCGCGCCCGACCTGCCCGGCTTCGGCAGGAGCGCCCACACGCGCCGCGCCCACACGCTGGGCTACTTCGCCAGGGCCATGGGCGGCCTGCTCGACGCGCTGGGCGTGGCGCGGGCCACGGTGGCGGGCAGCTCGCTAGGCGCGGGCGTGGCCCAGCGGCTGGCGCTCTGGCAGCCGGGGCGCGTGGAGCGGCTGGTGCTGATCGGCGGCGCGCTGCCCGTGGGCGGCGGCAAGACCGCCGTGAAGACGCTGCTCTACCTGGTGCCGGGGGTGGGCGAGCTGATGTATGTGCGCAACCGCCGCTCGCAGGATGTGGCCGCCGCCGGGCTGCGCCCCTACTACGCCAGCTTTGACGCGCTACCCAACGACGACCAGTCATTTCTGCGCCAGCGCGTGTGGGCTAGGGTGTGGAGCGCGCCGCAGCGCCGCGCCTTCCTCTCCACCGTGCGCTGGCTGGCCATCGACCGCAGCCTGCGCGCCGATAGCTTCCGCACACGGCTGACCAAACTCGCTGTGCCCACCCTGCTGCTGTGGGGCGAGCACGACCGCATCCAGTCGCTGGAGCGCGGCAGCGAGATGGCGGCGCTGCTGCCAAACGCACGGCTGGAGATCATCCCCGGCGCAGGGCACCTGCCCCAGCAGGAGCAGCCCGAGGCGGTGGCTCGGGCCATGCTGGCCGAAGACTAG